Proteins encoded together in one Alteribacter keqinensis window:
- a CDS encoding recombinase family protein: MKKIIYNKKGVFYGRHSTDKQEITWQQKRVEEFIALHGGKRAKDFEYIDKAVSARKTKLKDRGQLNRLLVDAERKCFEFVVISDYDRIARDPKDHLILKKHMQELGVPVFVASTGTQYGSEDFLTQLLFDGLSKFEADQTAQRTKDTIKLLVSNGKWKGGNTPYGYIYDKDTQKLLPDPLTKDKVKEIFNQYERSRGFKTISSFLSKLESDQFKADTDYDKTQSWYPRKIKSIITNPIYSGRVTLNRRKHLKGHTLNPRSDWFEWEAIECIDEPIISVDQWERCWKIYNKRNEENLTSLDTPFYLRNIIKCAHCPNKVIGKNYSTKKYEYYYYVCKNCKYKVSVDQIHLSFNKQWQKQITDQGLKKKTEAKIEEMYEREIYELECGLTQIKEGIDRINNEINDLLDKKQTYAKVSKTNYPYLFGLDLILKEKKGLLAELEVKREKQEGMIGVATRCVIPTPLIEEYLVFDSFTAAEKNDLIKLFVKSCTIYKTGRLDLELLDFSPNA, from the coding sequence TTGAAGAAGATTATCTACAATAAAAAAGGAGTTTTTTACGGTAGACACTCTACTGATAAGCAGGAGATTACTTGGCAGCAAAAAAGGGTGGAAGAGTTTATCGCACTTCACGGGGGTAAGCGGGCTAAGGACTTTGAATACATTGATAAAGCTGTTTCTGCGAGGAAGACAAAACTGAAAGACAGGGGGCAGCTTAATAGGCTGCTTGTTGATGCTGAACGGAAATGCTTTGAATTTGTTGTCATCTCTGATTATGATCGTATTGCAAGAGATCCTAAAGATCATTTAATCTTAAAAAAACATATGCAGGAATTAGGTGTACCTGTGTTTGTAGCTTCTACAGGCACGCAATACGGGAGTGAAGATTTTCTTACGCAATTATTGTTTGATGGACTTTCAAAGTTTGAAGCTGATCAAACTGCTCAAAGAACAAAAGATACCATAAAGTTGTTAGTATCAAATGGTAAATGGAAAGGTGGTAATACACCTTATGGATACATCTACGATAAGGATACGCAAAAACTTCTTCCCGATCCTTTAACTAAGGATAAAGTCAAAGAAATTTTTAATCAATATGAGCGTTCAAGGGGTTTTAAAACAATTTCTTCTTTTCTATCCAAACTGGAAAGTGATCAGTTTAAAGCAGATACAGATTATGACAAAACTCAAAGTTGGTATCCTCGAAAGATTAAAAGTATTATAACAAACCCCATCTACTCAGGGAGAGTAACACTTAATCGTAGAAAGCACCTGAAGGGCCACACACTTAATCCGAGAAGTGATTGGTTTGAATGGGAAGCAATTGAATGTATTGATGAACCAATCATAAGTGTTGATCAGTGGGAACGCTGTTGGAAAATTTACAATAAACGAAATGAAGAAAATTTAACTTCTTTAGATACACCATTTTATTTGAGGAACATAATAAAATGTGCCCATTGCCCAAACAAAGTTATTGGAAAAAACTACTCAACAAAAAAGTATGAGTATTATTATTATGTTTGTAAGAATTGCAAATACAAGGTATCTGTCGACCAAATACACCTTAGCTTTAATAAACAATGGCAAAAACAAATCACTGATCAAGGATTAAAAAAGAAGACTGAAGCTAAAATTGAAGAAATGTACGAAAGAGAAATTTATGAACTTGAGTGCGGATTAACACAAATAAAGGAAGGAATAGATCGAATCAATAATGAAATAAATGACTTATTAGATAAGAAACAAACATACGCTAAGGTTTCAAAGACAAACTATCCATATCTATTCGGCCTGGACTTGATCCTTAAAGAGAAGAAAGGTTTACTTGCTGAATTAGAGGTTAAAAGAGAAAAGCAGGAAGGCATGATTGGAGTTGCAACAAGGTGCGTAATACCGACTCCATTAATTGAGGAGTACCTTGTATTTGATTCTTTCACGGCAGCTGAAAAAAACGACTTGATTAAATTATTTGTTAAAAGCTGCACTATTTACAAAACAGGACGTCTGGATCTGGAGCTTCTGGACTTCTCCCCAAACGCATAA
- a CDS encoding helix-turn-helix domain-containing protein, with protein sequence MRRFTINEATQILAKYYIYVTPEKLTRTIRDGDLTAFISSRKEGYRIDEEDLFEYIEIHRPELREIIDVYEQNEYQKSSNATKAAEQNLNNELTVVLKNIKTTLDLQNKFLTETMKHSFPLNTLHHQSRITEEKNDAEEDGLCQDNCEHKEKSKDNHPKIKRVEFIDKCKQIFSNDKDYDFGGLYEQLLKGKFDLYYRSEPFSIRVNGKDYDISPNNGQKGVSRMVKLLKTSVEDAQPTLFETAAGDNQN encoded by the coding sequence GTGAGAAGGTTTACAATTAATGAAGCAACTCAAATTTTAGCTAAATACTACATTTATGTTACACCTGAAAAGTTGACTCGGACTATTCGTGATGGTGATTTGACTGCATTCATTTCAAGTCGTAAAGAAGGTTATCGTATTGATGAAGAGGATCTGTTTGAGTACATTGAAATTCATCGTCCAGAGTTAAGGGAAATTATCGATGTTTATGAGCAAAATGAATATCAAAAAAGTAGTAATGCAACTAAGGCTGCAGAACAGAATTTGAATAATGAATTAACAGTTGTTTTAAAAAACATAAAAACTACTCTTGATTTACAAAACAAGTTTCTTACTGAGACGATGAAACACTCCTTTCCATTAAATACCTTACATCATCAATCAAGAATAACTGAAGAAAAAAACGATGCTGAGGAAGACGGTTTGTGTCAGGATAATTGTGAGCATAAAGAAAAAAGTAAAGATAATCATCCTAAAATAAAGAGAGTGGAATTCATTGATAAGTGTAAACAAATTTTTTCGAATGATAAGGACTATGACTTTGGAGGTTTATATGAACAGCTTCTAAAAGGGAAATTTGATTTGTATTACAGATCTGAACCATTCAGTATTCGAGTGAACGGTAAAGATTATGATATTTCCCCAAATAATGGTCAAAAAGGGGTTTCTCGAATGGTCAAATTATTAAAAACCTCTGTTGAGGATGCACAACCAACGCTTTTTGAAACAGCCGCTGGGGATAACCAAAATTAA